A DNA window from bacterium contains the following coding sequences:
- a CDS encoding ATPase, T2SS/T4P/T4SS family yields the protein MPKKRLGELMVERGFATREQVQRLLDRQRSVGGLLGTLAVNEGVVSEQQLKRLLAEQAGVDPVPDDFRFTPELAALLPVREAKKYGVVPLKQDRRRLAIGTAEPQNVLVLDELAFVTGKEVVPYLMLEMELADALDAVYTDAVRERPAPDLPPPPPGRPTVEPRPAVEPVFRGYTPGADSPVARLVGAALDAGGEFVHLQETDGGLYVRLRRAGVLEPAPFQLAASSRTLLNQLKVLAGLPTSERTQQQKGHFRLNLGGNIVSVSAIFIPTARGERAVLRLDTNRSGVPTFEELAVPERLAVLLRESGEGRHGLIVLSGPPFSRKKDLAYALLAEMDGRSRAILTVEEHTTFSLEEVDTLRPHPEDGLTYADAVDAVLEQDPDVLFVDELSSAEVANTLIGASYARILVILRLASSGILSAVLALKEVGKEPFLLASSLVLVTSQRELRRLCPRCKRPYKATKAVLDSLHIAATRPFTFYEAPGCEECHHTGSSGTVLIYEHLTPNAQIRQLLAGDLSIEELSRAARRAGLRSAREIGLELALSGDISVAELLRLT from the coding sequence GTGCCCAAGAAGCGCCTCGGAGAGCTGATGGTGGAGCGGGGGTTCGCCACCCGGGAGCAGGTCCAGCGCCTCCTGGATCGGCAGCGGTCCGTGGGCGGGCTCCTGGGCACCCTGGCCGTCAACGAGGGCGTCGTCAGCGAGCAGCAGCTCAAGCGTCTCCTGGCGGAACAGGCCGGGGTGGATCCCGTTCCCGACGATTTCCGGTTCACCCCGGAGCTGGCCGCGCTCCTGCCGGTCCGCGAGGCGAAGAAGTACGGGGTCGTGCCGTTGAAACAGGATCGGCGCCGCCTGGCCATCGGCACCGCCGAGCCCCAGAACGTCCTCGTCCTCGATGAGCTGGCCTTCGTGACCGGCAAGGAGGTCGTTCCCTACCTGATGCTGGAGATGGAGCTGGCCGACGCCCTGGACGCGGTTTACACCGACGCCGTCCGGGAACGTCCCGCACCGGACCTCCCCCCGCCGCCCCCGGGCCGGCCGACGGTCGAGCCGCGGCCTGCGGTCGAGCCGGTGTTCCGCGGTTACACGCCGGGCGCCGACAGCCCGGTGGCGCGGCTGGTCGGGGCGGCCCTGGACGCGGGGGGCGAGTTCGTCCACCTCCAGGAGACGGACGGCGGCCTCTACGTCCGCCTACGGCGCGCCGGGGTCCTGGAACCCGCCCCCTTCCAACTGGCCGCGAGCAGCCGGACCCTCCTCAATCAGCTCAAGGTCCTGGCGGGACTCCCCACCTCGGAGCGCACCCAGCAGCAGAAGGGCCACTTCCGTCTGAACCTGGGCGGCAACATCGTGTCGGTCTCGGCCATCTTCATCCCCACCGCCCGGGGCGAGCGCGCCGTGCTGCGCCTGGACACAAACCGCTCCGGGGTGCCCACCTTCGAGGAACTGGCGGTGCCCGAGAGACTGGCCGTTCTCCTTCGGGAGTCCGGCGAGGGCCGCCACGGCCTGATCGTCCTCTCCGGTCCGCCCTTCTCGCGCAAGAAAGACCTGGCCTACGCCCTGCTGGCCGAAATGGACGGGAGGAGCCGGGCGATTCTGACCGTGGAGGAGCACACCACCTTCAGCCTGGAGGAGGTGGACACCCTGCGGCCCCACCCCGAGGACGGCCTCACCTACGCCGACGCCGTGGATGCCGTCCTGGAGCAGGACCCCGACGTGCTCTTCGTGGACGAGCTCTCCTCCGCCGAGGTGGCCAACACCCTCATCGGCGCCAGCTACGCCCGCATCCTGGTCATCCTCCGGCTGGCGAGCTCGGGCATCCTGTCCGCGGTGCTGGCCCTGAAGGAGGTCGGCAAGGAGCCGTTCCTCCTCGCCAGCTCCCTGGTGCTGGTCACGAGCCAGCGGGAGCTCCGCCGTCTCTGCCCCCGCTGCAAGCGGCCCTACAAGGCCACGAAGGCGGTTCTCGACAGCCTGCACATCGCCGCCACGCGCCCCTTCACGTTCTACGAGGCGCCGGGCTGCGAGGAGTGCCACCACACCGGCTCCTCGGGCACGGTCCTCATCTACGAGCACCTGACGCCCAACGCCCAGATCAGGCAGCTCCTGGC